One window from the genome of Podospora pseudocomata strain CBS 415.72m chromosome 6, whole genome shotgun sequence encodes:
- a CDS encoding hypothetical protein (EggNog:ENOG503PDT9; COG:S): MNKNWNDRADKDLFFTILSVKNIGVISGSEWTTIGNHMRSMGYGFTNEGCRQHFQGLRRAQNKADSSTVNPDNSPRKIDPTLNPITRRPGPGRGRPRKNPAPPTAADHAAAAAAAAIAAAGPGQAPGVAPGGGPGLAPSVAPGPVPGVAPGPPGVAPVSSAPPTPQQITSVPVPVIPGMPAPPPGVQMHPMYAQNVQAQVQTPVRPPSRPINAGGAPPAQMESPDDLAVDPNLEDDSDEHMAKRQRLDDSQSGSLDDEAMMNALSAHNEPTPGDYSQDFSSYGEA, from the exons ATGAACAAGAACTGGAACGACCGGGCCGACAAGGACCTGTTCTTCACCATCCTGTCCGTCAAGAACATTGGCGTCATCAGTGGCAGCGAATGGACCACCATCGGCAACCATATGCGCTCCATGGGCTATGGCTTCACCAACGAAGGATGTCG CCAGCACTTCCAAGGCCTTCGTCGTGCTCAGAACAAGGCCGATTCCAGCACTGTCAACCCCGACAACAGTCCCAGAAAGATTGATCCCACCTTGAACCCCATCACACGGAGACCAGGACCCGGCCGAGGCCGCCCAAGAAAAAATCCCGCTCCACCAACTGCTGCCGatcatgctgctgctgctgccgccgccgccattgccgccgccgggcCAGGACAAGCCCCCGGTGTGGCTCCTGGTGGCGGCCCGGGCTTAGCCCCTAGTGTTGCTCCTGGCCCCGTCCCGGGTGTGGCTCCTGGTCCTCCGGGGGTGGCTCCCGTTTCCAGCGCTCCTCCGACGCCGCAACAAATCACCAGCGTTCCGGTGCCCGTCATCCCTGGCATGCCTGCTCCGCCGCCCGGTGTTCAGATGCATCCCATGTATGCTCAAAATGTCCAGGCTCAGGTGCAGACACCAGTTCGcccaccatctcggcccaTCAATGCTGGTGGcgcaccaccagcccagaTGGAATCCCCTGATGATCTTGCCGTGGACCCTAATCTGGAGGATGACTCGGACGAGCATATGGCTAAGCGGCAAAGGCTGGACGATTCGCAAAGTGGTTCGCTGGATGATGAAGCTATGATGAATGCCCTGTCAGCACACAATGAACCCACGCCGGGAGACTATAGTCAGGA CTTTAGTAGTTATGGTGAGGCTTGA
- a CDS encoding hypothetical protein (EggNog:ENOG503P7DU), translating into MAHNDNAMTRFLFAILQQKCLKDIDWNKVAQDPNLAQPITNGHAARMRYSRFRSAMLGIEPQKRNRVTKPTARKKKTTAASTSQKEAGDGDTQDTPSKPDNPPAKKIKVERLSPKPANPQLPSPKSDAIPASTFEIETVRIKKERTASSTPTTATMSMPGTPIDTPLFSNMMHSHRQGPTPIPPPAHNHTMRLLTPCSDHQSPVSVQAQASDVLMHHNLNQNFMTAAHSSPLSNTHDFHQHQHQSQTQPPYDHHTHHFDTASPIWGHTSHMSQNSPASVSMYSPTNTTTTAFGYSPSAAARDLTHSHSQHTQFSQHQQTQEERNLGLMGMGMGMNTMNMNLAGMDTGQFDFNNMVMHQGLRTSVSPSPAHPIKAEHASGSRQWGAMDGGFV; encoded by the exons ATGGCCCACAACGATAATGCCATGACCCGGTTCCTCTTTGCCATACTCCAGCAAAAATGCCTCAAAGAT ATCGACTGGAACAAGGTGGCCCAAGATCCCAATCTCGCTCAGCCCATTACCAATGGCCATGCCGCCCGCATGCGCTACTCGAGGTTCAGGTCGGCCATGCTAGGCATCGAACCTCAGAAACGAAACAGAGTCACCAAGCCGAcagcgaggaagaaaaagaccaCAGCAGCATCCACCTCACAAAAGGAAGCCGGCGATGGAGACACCCAAGACACGCCTTCTAAGCCCGACAATCCTCCAGcgaagaagatcaaggtcgAAAGGTTATCGCCAAAGCCTGCCAATCCACAACTGCCTTCTCCAAAGTCGGATGCCATCCCAGCCAGCACCTTCGAAATCGAGACGGTCAGgatcaagaaagaaaggacaGCATCTAGCACTCCTACCACAGCTACTATGTCGATGCCCGGGACACCCATCGACACGcctctcttctccaacatgaTGCATTCTCACCGCCAGGGCCCAACTCCCATCCCGCCACCTGCGCACAATCACACCATGCGTCTTTTGACGCCATGCAGCGACCATCAATCCCCCGTGTCCGTCCAAGCACAAGCATCAGACGTGTTGATGCATCACAATCTTAACCAAAACTTCATGACAGCCGCTCACAGCAGCCCTCTAAGCAATACTCACGACtttcatcaacaccaacatcaatcaCAAACCCAGCCCCCCTACgatcaccacacccaccactTCGACACCGCGAGCCCCATCTGGGGCCACACAAGCCACATGTCGCAGAACAGTCCCGCGTCGGTATCGATGTACTCGCCCACAAACACGACCACGACAGCCTTTGGCTACTCCCCATCCGCTGCCGCCCGCGATCTCACACACTCACATTCGCAACACACCCAGTTCTcccagcaccaacaaacaCAAGAGGAGCGCAATCTCGGactgatggggatgggaatggggatgAACACAATGAATATGAATCTCGCTGGGATGGACACGGGACAGTTTGATTTCAATAATATGGTAATGCATCAGGGGTTGAGGACGAGTGTGTCGCCCTCTCCTGCTCACCCCATCAAGGCGGAGCATGCGTCGGGGAGTCGCCAGTGGGGGGcgatggatggggggtttgtttga
- a CDS encoding hypothetical protein (EggNog:ENOG503P98X), giving the protein MAQVCFMLRLSFVRFTPTIVSFPFLALSTYSTHRSHLTLDTNALSISHHTSPTAKMDYLKTAFNYTKLTLLSFTDHKNNPFSSQQLTKATRTMAEEKAPQPTSAEAFLFYSIVKNLRTRPDINWEGVARDNGFKNAETAKVRYGQVKRKLNIENWSPPVKPQGGRSSGSGVGKTEMDQGTSLVSSKPKAGTGAGVVKKRTNNNGKGGGKKTPAKVMEEEDDDDDDDDDEEEEEEEKSKAKGIDAALARLSPTPRGRAQRQVEFGSAIADVDEYISSLQSRTPIVAARQVGSYPPRGVKIAGEVYLKTAIPVRGLGDVWTVKPVSPEGHEAWFQGLGLEDQNRFMEEAVEFFVKSSEEGVVGENALVVHQGDDDTGVH; this is encoded by the coding sequence ATGGCACAAGTGTGCTTTATGTTGCGACTTTCTTTCGTCAGATTCACACCGACAATtgtttccttccccttcctcgccttgtCTACCTATTCAACACATAGatcccacctcaccctcgacaCAAACGCTCTATCAATCTCACATCACACCTctccaaccgccaaaatggACTACCTAAAGACAGCCTTCAATTATACAAAACTAactcttctctctttcacagaccacaaaaacaaccccttTTCATCTCAACAACTCACAAAAGCAACAAGGACAATGGCCGAAGAAAAAGCCCCCCAGCCCACCTCAGCTGAGGCCTTCCTCTTCTATTCCATAGTGAAGAATCTGAGAACCCGGCCAGATATCAACTGGGAGGGCGTCGCCCGCGACAACGGTTTCAAAAACGCCGAGACGGCCAAGGTGCGCTATGGACAGGTGAAGCGCAAGCTCAACATTGAGAACTGGTCGCCGCCCGTCAAGCCGCAGGGCGGCAGATCCAGCGGTTCGGGCGTGGGCAAGACGGAGATGGACCAGGGGACTAGTCTTGTGAGCAGCAAGCCCAAGGCTGGGACTGGAGCCGGGGTGGTAAAGAAGAGGACGAACAACAatgggaagggtggtgggaagaagaCTCCGGCCAAGGttatggaggaggaggatgatgatgatgatgatgatgatgacgaggaggaggaggaggaggagaagtcGAAGGCGAAGGGGATCGATGCTGCCTTGGCGAGACTCTCTCCCACGCCGAGGGGACGGGCCCAGCGGCAGGTTGAGTTTGGCAGTGCGATTGCTGATGTGGATGAGTATATTTCTTCGCTGCAGAGTCGGACTCCCATCGTGGCTGCCAGGCAGGTCGGTTCTTACCCTCCTCGTGGGGTAAAGATCGCGGGGGAGGTTTATCTGAAGACTGCCATTCCGgttagggggttgggggatgtgTGGACGGTCAAGCCGGTTAGTCCTGAGGGGCATGAGGCTTGGTttcaggggttggggttggaggatcAGAACCGGTTtatggaggaggcggtggagttTTTTGTGAAGAgttcggaggagggggtcgtGGGGGAGAATGCGTTGGTGGTGCAtcagggtgatgatgatacgGGGGTTCACTAA
- a CDS encoding hypothetical protein (EggNog:ENOG503P53P), with protein MATQQTPPQTLQAFNTYPWASDREFMQSLVTTLGPLLSPQSLSSPFTKPQVLTSIQTLRAKYYTAKFNVPISPSPSSATTLPTPDEEILKKASWLYVNIQKKINNNTPVPPAEGPKEEEVPEWQRSGGVKVDLSKKAEDGEGEVEGEDRKGEYPNKFQAIIEAVTTGKTIEGIREIEERIVRGEGVVPVGGGGCRLSLGRGGEFWGMGLGRMGA; from the exons ATGGCCACCCAACAAaccccaccccaaaccctccaagcATTCAACACCTACCCCTGGGCCTCAGACCGAGAATTCATG CAATCCCTCGTCAcaaccctcggccccctcctatccccccaatccctctcctcccccttcaccaagcCCCAAGTCCTCACCTCCATCCAGACCCTCCGCGCAAAATATTACACCGCCAAATTCAAcgtccccatctccccctccccttcctccgccaccacactcccaaccccagacGAGGAAATCCTCAAAAAGGCCTCTTGGCTGTATGTGAATATCCAAAAGAAGATAAACAACAATACCCCTGTCCCACCAGCAGAGGGaccaaaggaggaggaagtgccGGAGTGGCAGAGGAGTGGGGGGGTGAAGGTTGATTTATCGAAAAaggcggaggatggggagggggaagtggaAGGCGAGGATAGGAAAGGGGAATATCCTAATAAGTTTCAGGCGATTATCGAAGCGGTGACGACGGGGAAGACGATTGAGGGGATtagggagattgaggagcggattgtgaggggggagggggtggtgcctgttgggggaggagggtgccggtTAAGccttgggagagggggagagttttgggggatggggttggggaggatgggg GCGTAA
- the PTC5 gene encoding [Pyruvate dehydrogenase [acetyl-transferring]]-phosphatase 1, mitochondrial (EggNog:ENOG503NXCM; COG:T) produces the protein MRRAAVQAFRTTFQYTARGLGRRPFTTSLPTTAARRLLSSTSTAACRTLKNHSNATGIPPPLLENINNNNNSLPLPPPLQSSMYYRRASVVLASALVGYGAWYSYNGTDVNNVPVKRGYSTTTITDTSTADTSLPTRNVLVISADQLHTGTIVGDGPISKTTSEDGTRVIEMLNPEQATEKLRKLEESYLVNRGQGVVRYDLVQLPSNDPIEDDHTEKIIEMQPATSEKGGNDWMFWGVFDGHSGWTTSAKLRQTLVSFVARELNQTYQESNNDLSGPGVEAAIRKGFLKLDDEIVNQSVQKVMRANNKTMAAELLAPALSGSCALLSFYDSRSKLLRVACTGDSRAVLGRRTESGKWTATPLSVDQTGSNVDEASRLRREHPNEPYVVRNGRVLGGLEPSRAFGDASYKWTREISEKLRKHFFARSVSPALKTPPYVTAEPVITTTRIEPERGDFVVMATDGLWEMLTNEEVIGLVGKWIDAQQQKVGKQSGLFDSVWSRTFGGGGSSKDGPGGLPVEVSKVEEVEGQKTPFRGVRQWGGNDGFVVEDANVATHLVRNALGGKNREQVSALLTLPAPFSRRYRDDLTVQVIFFGEGEGEGRGEVVVNREASKGVKGEGARAKL, from the exons ATGCGCCGCGCTGCCGTACAAGCCTTTCGGACCACGTTTCAATATACTGCCCGGGGCCTTGGCCGACGCCCCTTCACGACCtctctccccaccaccgccgcccgccgtctcctctcctcaacctccaccgccgcttGTCGCACCCTCAAGAATCACAGCAATGCCACCGGtattccccctcccctcctagagaacatcaacaacaacaacaacagtctccccctcccaccacccctccaatcCTCAATGTACTACCGCCGCGCCTCGGTCGTCCTCGCGTCGGCACTCGTGGGCTACGGAGCCTGGTACTCGTACAACGGCACCGACGTCAACAACGTCCCCGTCAAGCGCGGCtactccaccaccaccatcaccgacacCTCCACTGCAgacacctccctcccgaCACGCAACGTCTTGGTCATCAGCGCTGACCAGCTCCACACCGGAACGATAGTAGGCGACGGACCCATCAGCAAGACCACCTCGGAAGACGGCACGAGAGTGATCGAGATGCTCAACCCAGAGCAGGCGACAGAAAAgttgaggaagctggaggagtcATATCTCGTCAACCGAGGCCAAGGCGTGGTGAGATACGACCTGGTGCAATTACCAAGCAACGACCCAATCGAGGATGACCACACGGAGAAGATCATTGAGATGCAGCCCGCGACGagtgaaaaaggggggaatgattggatgttttggggggtgtttgatggACATAG CGGCTGGACAACCTCTGCCAAACTCCGCCAGACTCTCGTCTCTTTTGTCGCCCGCGAGCTGAACCAGACGTATCAAGAATCAAACAATGACCTCTCGGGTCCCGGCGTGGAGGCGGCTATTAGAAAGGGGTTTTTAAAGCTCGACGATGAAATAGTCAACCAGAGCGTGCAAAAAGTCATGAGagccaacaacaagaccatgGCCGCCGAACTTTTGGCACCTGCCCTGTCCGGATCATGCGCCTTATTGTCCTTTTATGACTCCCGCTCTAAGCTCCTCCGCGTAGCTTGCACGGGAGACTCGCGCGCCGTTTTGGGCAGGAGGACAGAATCGGGAAAATGGACGGCGACGCCGCTGTCGGTTGATCAGACCGGCTCCAATGTGGACGAGGCGAGTAGACTGAGGAGGGAACACCCCAACGAGCCCTATGTCGTTCGGAACgggagggtgctgggggggttggagccGTCGAGGGCGTTTGGGGATGCGAGTTACAAGTGGACGAGGGAGATTTCGGAGAAGTTAAGGAAGCACTTTTTTGCGAGGTCGGTCTCGCCGGCGTTGAAGACGCCGCCTTATGTGACGGCTGAGCCGGTGATCACTACCACGAGGATTGAGCCGGAGAGGGGGGATtttgtggtgatggctaCGGATGGGTTGTGGGAGATGTTGACTaatgaggaggtgattgggttggtggggaagtGGATTGAtgctcagcagcaaaagGTGGGGAAACAGTCGGGGTTGTTTGATTCGGTTTGGTCGAGGActtttggcggtggagggtcGAGTAAGGATGGGCCCGGGGGGTTGCCGGTGGAGGTGtccaaggtggaggaggtggagggtcaAAAGACGCCGTTTAGGGGGGTGAGGCAGTGGGGGGGGAATGATgggtttgtggtggaggatgcgaATGTGGCGACGCACCTGGTGAGGAATGCGTTGGGGGGGAAAAACAGGGAGCAGGTTAGCGCGTTGCTGACGCTGCCGGCGCCGTTTTCGAGGAGGTATAGAGATGATTTGACCGTGCAGGTTATCttctttggggagggggagggagaggggaggggagaggtggtggtgaatcGGGAGGCGAGcaagggggtgaagggggagggggcgagggcCAAGTTGTAG
- a CDS encoding hypothetical protein (COG:C; EggNog:ENOG503NTYS) — MTKVELTGVEVAKHKSADDCWVIVHGRAYDVTDFLPEHPGGSKIILKYAGKDATEEFDPIHPPDTLEKYLPKDKHKGPVDMSTVVVEKQEVLPEEQERMKRIEEMPLLEQCYNLLDFEGVAKRVMKKTAWGYYSSAADDEITLRENQTAFQRIWFRPKILVNVEKVDFSTTMLGTKVDIPFYVTATALGKLGHVEGEVVLTRASARHNVVQMIPTLASCSFDEIMDAADASQVQWLQLYVNKDRAITKRIVEHAEKRGCKGLFITVDAPQLGRREKDMRLKFTDEGSNVQKGSGEKTDNSQGAARAISSFIDPGLCWDDIPWFRSVTKMPIVLKGVQRVEDVLRAVEVGCAGVVLSNHGGRQLDFARSGIEVLAETMPVLKKMGLEKKIEVYVDGGVRRATDIIKALCLGAKGVGIGRPFLYAMSAYGQEGVERAMQLLKDEMEMNMRLIGARTIEELNEGMVDARGLFSHGVGPVNFLAERVYDPLVGPPQRERSKL; from the exons ATGACCAAAGTCGAGCTCACAGGCGTGGAAGTCGCCAAACACAAGTCGGCAGACGACTGCTGGGTCATCGTCCAT GGCCGCGCCTACGACGTGACAGACTTCCTCCCCGAACACCCCGGCGGCTCCAAAATCATCCTCAAATACGCCGGCAAAGACGCCACCGAAGAATTCgaccccatccaccccccggACACTCTGGAGAAATACCTTCCAAAAGACAAACACAAAGGTCCCGTCGACATGTCCACCGTCGTTGTGGAGAAACAAGAGGTCCTCCCAGAAGAGCAGGAGAGAATGAAGAGGATCGAGGAGATGCCCTTGCTCGAACAATGCTACAACTTGCTTGACTTTGAGGGCGTGGCaaagagggtgatgaagaagactgCTTGGGGGTATTACTCTAGTGCggctgatgatgagatt ACCCTCCGAGAAAACCAAACAGCCTTTCAGCGCATCTGGTTCCGCCCCAAAATCCTCGTCAACGTCGAAAAAGTCGACTTTTCCACCACTATGCTCGGCACCAAGGTCGACATTCCCTTTTACGTCACCGCCACCGCTCTCGGCAAACTCGGTCACGTAGAAGGCGAGGTTGTCCTCACCCGTGCTTCGGCGAGGCACAACGTTGTCCAAATGATCCCCACCCttgcctcctgctcctttgACGAGATCATGGACGCTGCAGATGCAAGCCAAGTCCAGTGGCTGCAGCTCTACGTCAACAAAGACAGGGCCATCACCAAGAGGATCGTCGAGCACGCCGAGAAGAGGGGTTGCAAGGGGCTGTTCATCACCGTTGACGCGCCAcagctggggaggagggagaaagaCATGAGGTTGAAATTCACGGATGAGGGCTCGAATGTGCAGAAGGGGTCAGGGGAGAAGACGGACAACAGCCAGGGTGCGGCGAGGGCGATCAGCAGTTTTATCGACCCGGGGCTGTGCTGGGATGATATTCCTTGGTTCAGGTCCGTTACCAAGATGCCCATCGTTTTGAAGGGGGTTCAGAGAGTGGAGGACGtgttgagggcggtggaggttgggtgCGCGGGCGTGGTGCTATCTAACCATGGAGGGCGACAGTTGGATTTTGCGAGGTCGGGGATTGAAGTCTTGGCGGAGACTATGCCtgtgctgaagaagatggggctggagaagaagattgaggtTTATGTTGacgggggggtgaggagggcgacggATATCATCAAAGCGCTGTGTTTGGGGGCTAAGGGGGTGGGGATAGGGAGACCGTTCTTGTATGCTATGAGCGCGTACGGgcaggagggggtggagagggcgatgCAGTTGCTCAaggatgagatggagatgaaTATGAGGCTCATTGGGGCGAGGACGATTGAGGAGTTGAACgaggggatggtggatgCACGGGGGCTTTTTAGCCATGGGGTTGGGCCGGTGAATTTTTTGGCGGAGAGGGTCTATGATCCACTTGTCGGGCCGCCGCAGAGGGAAAGGAGTAAGTTGTAG
- a CDS encoding hypothetical protein (EggNog:ENOG503P3RF), which produces MHDLESSPAIDDDLLLLLLLSTRAITRYDSPSPLRSTSFWPTTPQPSRVSHQQRQPQPHNRPEMPTYLTHAFPFPRPLIRIFTVLHDLSDCSPEHLISPSSSHSFLSCLRNTYPFIPPPDSPPDTPPSGFDVLASQSCSPVKVLEAYNPGDLSSAFTPFAYIADFAVRIDDVVDITAITSQYLESDWFPKLRDELMKIGGGVVEAGGEGGGGVEAGRVGWYVVVNGDEERGFPGEEEGKGSDGEEEEERRSFKLEEELLGKRRDVQGQDVQQ; this is translated from the coding sequence ATGCATGATTTGGAATCCAGCCCCGCCATCGATGACgacttgttgttgttgttgttgttgtctaCGAGGGCAATCACGAGATACGATAGTCCGAGTCCTCTACGCAGTACATCCTTCTGGCCAACGACGCCACAGCCAAGTCGAGTCAgtcatcaacaacgacaacctcagcctcacAACCGCCCAGAAATGCCAACCTACCTGACCCacgccttccccttcccccgccccctGATCCGCATCTTCACCGTCCTCCACGACCTGTCAGATTGCTCTCCCGAGcacctcatctccccctcctcctcccactccttcctGTCCTGCCTCCGCAACACCTACCCATTCATCCCACCGCCGGACTCCCCACCAGATACGCCTCCGTCCGGTTTTGATGTGCTGGCCTCACAGTCATGCTCCCCCGTCAAAGTTCTCGAGGCGTACAACCCAGGGGACTTGTCATCTGCTTTTACACCATTTGCTTACATAGCCGATTTTGCGGTGAGGATTGATGACGTGGTTGATATTACTGCTATCACGAGCCAATACCTGGAAAGTGACTGGTTTCCCAAACTGAGGGATGAGCTGATGAAGATTgggggcggggtggtggaagctggtggggaggggggagggggggttgaggcggGGAGGGTAGGGTGGTATGTGGTTGTTaatggggatgaggagaggggtttcccgggggaggaagaggggaaggggagtgatggggaggaggaggaggagaggaggagttttaagttggaggaggagttaCTGGGGAAGAGGCGGGATGTTCAGGGTCAAGATGTGCAGCAATAG
- a CDS encoding hypothetical protein (EggNog:ENOG503PD42), producing MSTTNPYGYTMAATHDQGLEPARHDYPEVTDPSHCAPEYVPPQPLANEPMKPYGSTYVTPAAPYELSHTRESSSAYGGHVATAAPPYDMHDQVRLRALPPTDPSSSMSSEKPPSHHRKKTIFGCTTMVFVLSCIIALLSMAVIGLAAAAGMEAHRANTNASRMAVMLAESNSTCGGLESVSDAEPEPGTGSGSDSNTTPGSTRTVTVTISAAAAATETVRVTPASAISAVDDGCSENPEKVHGSTYTSYKRFNSLKFTRYCQRDPDGSLLMVIFTSTFEQCMDACASYSTYVAESFPTGGAKTRCDGVSFIPEWADKAAASKENSRGNCYLKSGVKGEGGENGKKVKVHAAILQG from the exons ATGTCGACCACAAATCCCTACGGCtacaccatggccgccacA CACGATCAAGGCCTCGAGCCAGCGCGCCACGACTATCCAGAGGTCACAGACCCTTCCCACTGCGCACCGGAATACGTGCCTCCCCAGCCACTGGCCAATGAGCCGATGAAGCCGTATGGGAGTACCTACGTGACTCCCGCCGCCCCTTATGAGCTCTCACACACGAGGGAATCATCCTCGGCATATGGTGGACATGTAGCAACGGCGGCACCACCTTACGATATGCACGATCAGGTCCGGTTGCGAGCATTGCCCCCAACAGATCCGTCATCATCGATGAGCTCGGAAAAGcccccttctcaccaccggAAAAAGACAATATTCGGCTGCACAACAATGGTGTTTGTTCTCTCGTGCATCATTGCGCTTCTGTCGATGGCGGTGATTGGGCTGGCAGCTGCCGCGGGGATGGAGGCGCACAGGGCGAACACCAACGCGAGCAGGATGGCGGTCATGCTTGCTGAGAGCAATAGTACgtgtggggggttggagtcGGTTTCTGACGCCGAGCCCGAGCCTGGTACcggttctggttctgatTCCAACACTACTCCCGGCAGCACAAgaaccgtcaccgtcaccatctccgctgctgctgcggcgacCGAGACTGTCAGGGTCACTCCTGCTTCTGCCATCTCCGCCGTTGACGACGGCTGCTCGGAAAACCCTGAGAAAGTCCACGGGTCGACTTATACTTCTTACAAAC GCTTCAACTCTTTGAAATTCACCCGCTACTGCCAACGAGATCCAGACGGCTCGCTCCTGATGGTGATTTTTACCTCGACTTTTGAGCAGTGCATGGACGCGTGCGCGTCGTACTCGACTTATGTAGCGGAGTCGTTCCCCACGGGAGGCGCAAAGACGAGGTGTGACGGGGTTAGTTTTATTCCGGAGTGGGCGGATAAGGCTGCTGCGAGTAAAGAGAATTCGAGGGGGAATTGTTACCTGAAGAGTGGAGTtaagggggaggggggagagaatgggaagaaggtcaaggttCATGCTGCTATTTTGCAGGGATAG